In the genome of Flavobacterium panacagri, one region contains:
- a CDS encoding sensor histidine kinase, which translates to MTISKLYQNFFLRNLFVNTLVYLVILACVYDEIKLDGHSWSYILSKIAVGYFPCIVWITIFNICIIKPVLFKRKVKSFFFLLAAYWTCFYFFMNWFFPLVGLGNFKTLQILSLIINGMFFYFIHVVITKKIMDADKDIMNYKSELSFLKQQLNPHFLLNAMNNLYGEALAEPDKVPDRILNLSDMLRYQIEASKKDFVSVEEEIDFIKKYIEYYTFRNERLTVNQNIEGVTKETEIPPLFFLPLVENAVKFSAEMPEPFINLDLKVKCRNLTFTIKNNYLDSGSRLSSTGIGIENLKRRLEVYGLKHNLSCQKEKNLFVVKLSIWHLPTAV; encoded by the coding sequence ATGACGATCTCCAAACTTTATCAAAACTTTTTCCTGCGAAACCTGTTCGTAAATACACTGGTTTACTTAGTCATTTTAGCCTGTGTTTATGACGAAATAAAACTAGACGGACACAGCTGGTCTTACATTCTAAGCAAAATTGCAGTAGGTTATTTTCCTTGTATTGTATGGATTACCATTTTCAATATCTGCATTATCAAACCTGTTTTATTCAAAAGAAAGGTTAAATCGTTCTTTTTTCTTCTTGCAGCGTACTGGACGTGTTTCTACTTTTTTATGAACTGGTTTTTTCCTCTTGTTGGTTTAGGAAATTTTAAAACACTGCAAATATTATCGCTGATTATAAACGGAATGTTTTTCTATTTCATTCATGTGGTTATTACCAAAAAAATCATGGATGCCGACAAAGATATTATGAATTATAAATCGGAACTTTCGTTTTTAAAGCAGCAGCTGAACCCACATTTTTTATTGAATGCCATGAATAATCTGTACGGCGAGGCACTGGCAGAACCAGACAAAGTTCCGGACAGAATCCTGAATCTTTCGGATATGCTGCGTTATCAGATTGAAGCTTCTAAAAAAGATTTTGTTTCGGTCGAAGAAGAAATAGATTTCATTAAAAAGTACATCGAATATTATACATTCAGAAACGAAAGATTAACGGTCAATCAAAACATTGAAGGCGTTACTAAAGAAACCGAGATTCCACCTTTATTTTTTTTGCCTTTGGTAGAAAATGCTGTGAAATTTTCTGCCGAAATGCCTGAACCATTTATTAATCTAGATTTAAAAGTAAAATGTCGAAATTTGACTTTTACCATAAAAAACAATTATCTCGATTCGGGTTCGCGCCTTTCGAGTACGGGAATTGGAATTGAAAACCTTAAAAGACGTTTGGAAGTTTACGGCTTAAAACACAATTTAAGCTGCCAGAAAGAGAAGAATTTATTTGTTGTAAAATTGAGTATATGGCACTTACCTACCGCTGTCTAA
- a CDS encoding DUF6268 family outer membrane beta-barrel protein: MKSKIISVLVVFISLKAMAQEKEPGMKTLGKAIVDKFPTTRTFDVQYEQLGPSNYNSEMFGNKFERGRVESHSRFKAAFNLPFYATKSKRFVLTTSLRYKYENYEFGDIYNYGTNETYRRENADIHYWAGALTATYMASLFGKPAIYSATATVDGDKEKLQRLKGFASGVLVLKRTPSTTITAGVLVLLDPSSIVPMTPLLSVNHKFKNSKWDMDFILPQRLLFRRELLENGRISFGTELNTESFYLNLNNSNLKGVYELNQLELKSGITYEYSFTPKLIAFAKGGINNVVSARITEKGERTNRYVYDQKEDAQGYVRFGISYNLFNQK; the protein is encoded by the coding sequence ATGAAATCCAAAATCATTTCCGTTTTAGTTGTCTTTATTTCCTTGAAAGCCATGGCTCAGGAAAAAGAACCTGGCATGAAAACTTTAGGAAAAGCAATAGTAGATAAGTTTCCGACAACTAGAACTTTTGATGTGCAGTACGAACAGCTTGGGCCTTCCAATTACAATTCGGAAATGTTTGGAAATAAATTTGAAAGAGGAAGAGTAGAAAGCCACAGCCGATTTAAAGCAGCATTTAACCTGCCGTTTTATGCCACAAAATCAAAACGTTTTGTTTTAACGACTTCGTTACGTTATAAATACGAAAATTATGAGTTTGGCGATATTTACAATTATGGCACTAATGAAACTTATAGAAGAGAAAATGCCGATATCCATTATTGGGCAGGAGCTTTAACGGCAACTTATATGGCATCACTTTTTGGAAAACCTGCTATCTACAGTGCAACAGCAACAGTTGATGGAGATAAAGAAAAACTACAGCGTTTAAAAGGATTTGCATCGGGAGTTTTAGTGCTTAAAAGAACGCCGTCGACAACTATTACGGCAGGGGTTTTAGTATTGCTCGATCCGTCTTCAATCGTGCCAATGACGCCTCTATTGTCTGTAAATCATAAGTTTAAAAACTCTAAGTGGGATATGGATTTTATTCTCCCGCAGCGTCTTTTGTTTAGAAGGGAATTGTTAGAAAACGGAAGAATTTCCTTCGGGACAGAGTTGAATACTGAAAGTTTTTACTTAAATTTAAATAACTCAAATTTAAAAGGTGTTTACGAACTGAACCAATTGGAACTAAAATCGGGAATTACCTACGAATATAGTTTTACTCCGAAGCTGATTGCATTTGCAAAAGGTGGTATCAATAATGTAGTTAGTGCCCGAATTACAGAAAAAGGAGAGCGAACAAACCGTTACGTTTACGATCAAAAAGAAGATGCACAAGGGTATGTTAGATTTGGAATATCCTATAATCTTTTTAATCAAAAATAA
- a CDS encoding SulP family inorganic anion transporter has translation MKKAFQLFDFTQKVNYKNEILAGLTVAMTMIPESLSFAILAGFPPLVGLYAAFIAGLVTAIFGGRPGMISGGAGATVIVLIALMKSHGIEYVFAAVALGGVVQICIGLFKLGKFIRLVPQPVMFGFVNGLAVVIFMSQLEQFKTVVNGQVSWLQGTPLYVMLGLVALTVAIVLIFPKITKAVPASLVAIMIVFALVIVFNIQTKTVEDIASVQGGFPPFHIPNIPISFETFKVIFPYSVIVAAVGLTEGLLTLNLVDEITGTRGNSNRECIAQGSSNILNGFFYGMGGCPMIAQTLVNLGAGSRARLSGIIAALTILIIILFGAPVIGKLPMAALVGVMMMVAITTFEWASFKIINKMPRHDIFVGILVAVITIVLHNLALAVLIGVIISALVFAWESAKRIRARQYIDENGIKHYEIYGPLFFGSITAFMEKFDVQNDPNHVVIDFKESRVSDMSAIEALNNLTKKYKQENKTIELQHLSPDCRQLLKNADAVINVNVIEDPNYKVVS, from the coding sequence ATGAAAAAAGCATTCCAACTCTTCGATTTTACTCAAAAAGTCAATTATAAAAACGAAATTTTAGCGGGTTTAACTGTTGCTATGACAATGATTCCAGAATCTTTGTCGTTTGCAATTCTGGCTGGATTTCCGCCTTTGGTTGGTTTATATGCCGCTTTTATTGCGGGATTAGTAACGGCAATTTTTGGAGGAAGGCCCGGAATGATTTCTGGTGGAGCAGGAGCAACGGTAATTGTTTTGATTGCCTTAATGAAATCGCACGGAATAGAATATGTTTTTGCGGCCGTTGCGTTGGGTGGTGTTGTGCAAATTTGTATAGGACTTTTTAAACTCGGAAAATTTATTCGATTGGTGCCTCAGCCCGTAATGTTTGGTTTTGTAAACGGACTAGCAGTTGTCATTTTTATGTCACAGTTAGAGCAGTTTAAAACTGTAGTAAACGGACAAGTTTCCTGGCTTCAAGGAACTCCTTTATATGTTATGCTAGGGTTGGTTGCGTTGACTGTTGCTATTGTTTTGATTTTTCCTAAAATTACCAAAGCAGTTCCAGCTTCTTTAGTTGCTATTATGATTGTTTTTGCTTTGGTGATTGTCTTTAATATCCAAACGAAAACGGTAGAAGATATTGCTTCAGTTCAAGGTGGATTTCCTCCATTTCATATTCCGAATATTCCAATTTCTTTTGAGACATTCAAAGTGATTTTTCCGTATTCAGTAATTGTGGCAGCTGTTGGTTTGACAGAAGGTTTGCTTACGCTGAATTTAGTCGATGAAATAACAGGTACTCGCGGAAACAGTAATCGCGAATGCATCGCGCAGGGAAGTTCAAATATCTTGAATGGTTTTTTCTACGGAATGGGAGGCTGCCCAATGATTGCGCAGACTTTAGTAAATCTTGGGGCAGGTTCAAGAGCTAGGCTTTCGGGAATTATTGCAGCTTTAACGATCTTAATTATTATACTTTTTGGTGCTCCCGTAATTGGAAAATTACCTATGGCGGCTTTAGTCGGCGTAATGATGATGGTGGCCATTACCACTTTTGAATGGGCTAGTTTTAAAATTATTAATAAAATGCCAAGACACGATATTTTTGTGGGTATTTTAGTAGCCGTTATCACTATTGTGCTTCATAATTTAGCTTTAGCGGTTTTAATTGGAGTGATTATTTCGGCTTTAGTTTTTGCTTGGGAAAGTGCCAAAAGAATCCGTGCACGTCAATATATTGATGAAAACGGCATAAAACATTATGAAATATACGGTCCGTTATTTTTTGGTTCTATAACTGCTTTTATGGAAAAATTTGATGTACAAAACGATCCGAATCATGTTGTAATTGATTTTAAAGAAAGCAGGGTCTCAGATATGTCTGCTATTGAAGCATTGAACAATCTGACTAAAAAATACAAACAAGAAAATAAAACTATAGAATTACAGCACTTAAGTCCGGACTGCCGACAATTACTCAAAAATGCCGATGCGGTTATTAATGTTAATGTTATTGAAGATCCGAATTATAAAGTGGTGAGTTAG
- a CDS encoding helix-turn-helix domain-containing protein, whose translation MKLTETLEDFYTVKIKGMPENLKKEIGHFNVFKLDDYIGSTCNPLPYTRKDFYKISLIIGKNKVHYADKVVAIEDQALFFANPQIPYSWEHIDENQTGFFCIFTDAFFSQFGNLKEYPLFQPGGNPVVPVSPELAESLKTVYLKMLEEINSDYAFKYDVLRNLVFEIIHLALKTQTVTASLYSKSNATIRVSSLFLELLERQFPIESISQQINFRSPSEYANQLNVHVNHLNKALKETTGKTTSQIISERIVQEAMILLKQTNWNINEIAWCLGFEELSHFINFFKKNVQVSPKIYRLTEIV comes from the coding sequence ATGAAACTAACAGAAACTTTAGAAGACTTTTATACGGTAAAAATAAAAGGGATGCCCGAAAATCTTAAAAAAGAAATCGGACATTTTAATGTTTTTAAACTGGATGATTATATAGGAAGCACTTGTAATCCTTTGCCTTATACGCGAAAAGACTTTTACAAAATCAGTTTAATCATTGGAAAAAACAAAGTGCATTATGCTGATAAGGTTGTTGCGATTGAAGATCAGGCTTTATTCTTTGCCAATCCGCAAATTCCATACAGCTGGGAACATATTGATGAAAACCAAACAGGATTTTTCTGCATTTTTACCGATGCTTTTTTTAGTCAGTTTGGGAATTTAAAAGAATATCCATTATTTCAGCCCGGCGGTAATCCGGTCGTTCCAGTTTCTCCAGAATTAGCAGAATCTTTAAAAACGGTTTATTTAAAAATGCTGGAAGAAATTAATTCTGATTATGCTTTTAAATATGATGTGCTTCGAAATTTGGTTTTCGAAATTATTCATCTTGCGTTAAAAACACAGACCGTAACTGCTTCATTATACAGTAAATCGAATGCTACAATTCGTGTTTCTTCTTTGTTTTTGGAATTGTTAGAACGCCAGTTTCCGATTGAATCGATTTCGCAGCAAATTAATTTCCGTTCCCCTTCAGAATATGCAAATCAATTAAATGTGCATGTCAATCATTTGAATAAAGCATTAAAAGAAACCACTGGAAAAACAACTTCACAGATTATTTCAGAAAGAATTGTTCAGGAAGCAATGATTTTATTGAAACAAACCAATTGGAATATTAATGAAATTGCCTGGTGTTTAGGTTTTGAAGAATTGTCTCATTTTATTAATTTTTTTAAAAAAAATGTTCAGGTTTCTCCTAAAATCTACCGTTTGACAGAAATTGTTTGA
- a CDS encoding oxidoreductase: MDNKKVWFITGASKGLGLELAKKLLAEGFKVAATSRSEEALIKVLGNLSESFLPLEMDLVDEKSVKNAINKTINHFKTIDVLVNNAGYGLLGALEELTDAESRKNFEVNVFGLLNVIRNTMPILRANKTGHIFNISSVGGYYGEFPGWGIYCSTKFAVAGLTESLAAEVKSFGVHATIVYPGYFRTDFLKDSSLLLPQNPIAEYKEVRQSESAHKDDINENQPGDPVKLAEALIKASEDQNPPLHLFLGEDAYNMANQKIASVQAELEQWKSVSVSTAL, from the coding sequence ATGGACAATAAAAAAGTTTGGTTTATCACAGGTGCTTCAAAAGGACTTGGATTAGAATTAGCTAAAAAATTATTAGCAGAAGGATTTAAAGTAGCTGCAACTTCAAGAAGCGAAGAAGCTTTGATTAAAGTTTTAGGAAATTTGTCTGAAAGTTTTCTTCCTTTAGAAATGGATTTGGTTGATGAAAAAAGTGTTAAAAATGCAATCAATAAAACTATCAATCATTTTAAAACAATTGATGTTTTAGTGAACAATGCCGGCTATGGTTTATTAGGTGCATTAGAAGAGTTAACAGATGCTGAATCTAGAAAAAACTTCGAAGTAAATGTTTTTGGATTATTGAATGTAATTAGAAATACAATGCCAATTCTTCGCGCTAATAAAACAGGACATATTTTTAATATTTCTTCTGTTGGAGGTTATTATGGAGAGTTTCCAGGTTGGGGAATATACTGTTCTACAAAATTTGCGGTTGCTGGTTTAACAGAATCTTTGGCAGCAGAAGTGAAATCATTTGGAGTTCATGCGACAATTGTTTATCCAGGTTATTTCAGAACTGATTTCTTAAAAGACAGTTCATTATTATTGCCTCAAAATCCTATTGCAGAGTACAAGGAAGTAAGACAATCGGAGAGTGCACACAAAGATGATATCAATGAAAATCAGCCTGGAGATCCTGTAAAATTAGCAGAAGCCTTAATTAAAGCAAGTGAAGATCAAAATCCGCCGTTGCATTTGTTTTTGGGAGAGGATGCTTATAATATGGCAAACCAAAAAATTGCAAGCGTTCAAGCAGAATTGGAACAGTGGAAATCGGTTTCTGTTTCAACAGCGCTTTAA
- a CDS encoding ectonucleotide pyrophosphatase/phosphodiesterase, which yields MKKYSTALLSLLFFAISFILQAQNNKDNYVVLVSMDGFRWDYGKMYNLPNLKQIEKEGVHAKSMKPSYPSKTFPNHYSIVTGLYPDHHGIINNVFYDASLDQAFSLSSKAKNDSRFYGGNPIWNLAEEQGVKTASFFWPGSDIDKRNPSYFKNYDGKTPYGARIDTVLKWLQLPEQRRPHLVTLYFDEPDHSGHNFGPLSPETKKAVVKMDSIMGELSRRLNELPIGKQINLIIVSDHGMANISNDKKVAVLDYLKPEWLGYKDVVNPIMSLQAKAGFQDSIAKALKKVPHIKFWKSTEVPKRLHYGTNPRAHDFVIEAEKGWSLVGKESTHIKGGTHGYDNNEKDMHAIFYAKGPAFKVDKTVPTFQNVSIYPLIAHILGLQVGEIDGKFSDVKSMLR from the coding sequence ATGAAAAAATATTCTACTGCGCTCCTATCACTACTTTTCTTCGCAATTTCATTCATCTTACAGGCCCAAAACAATAAAGACAATTATGTTGTTTTAGTTTCTATGGATGGATTTCGTTGGGATTATGGCAAAATGTATAATCTTCCAAATCTGAAACAAATTGAAAAAGAAGGCGTTCATGCCAAATCAATGAAACCTTCTTATCCAAGTAAAACTTTTCCAAATCACTATTCAATCGTAACAGGACTTTATCCAGATCATCACGGAATTATCAATAATGTTTTTTATGATGCTTCTTTAGATCAAGCGTTTTCATTATCAAGCAAAGCAAAAAATGATTCTCGCTTTTATGGAGGAAATCCGATTTGGAATTTAGCAGAAGAACAAGGCGTAAAAACCGCTTCTTTCTTTTGGCCAGGTTCTGATATTGACAAAAGAAATCCAAGTTATTTTAAAAATTATGATGGCAAAACTCCATACGGAGCTAGAATCGACACAGTTCTAAAATGGTTACAATTACCAGAACAAAGACGACCTCATCTGGTTACTTTATATTTTGACGAACCGGATCATTCTGGTCATAATTTTGGCCCGCTTTCTCCTGAAACCAAAAAAGCAGTAGTCAAAATGGATTCTATTATGGGCGAATTATCCCGAAGATTAAATGAACTTCCTATAGGAAAACAAATCAATTTAATCATCGTTTCAGACCACGGAATGGCCAATATCAGTAATGATAAAAAAGTAGCCGTTCTAGATTATTTAAAACCTGAATGGCTCGGATATAAAGATGTTGTTAATCCTATTATGAGCTTACAGGCTAAAGCAGGATTTCAAGATTCTATTGCTAAAGCCTTAAAAAAAGTACCACATATTAAATTTTGGAAATCTACAGAAGTTCCAAAAAGATTGCACTACGGAACCAATCCAAGAGCACATGATTTTGTAATTGAAGCTGAAAAAGGATGGAGTCTCGTAGGCAAAGAAAGTACTCATATAAAAGGCGGAACACATGGTTATGATAATAATGAAAAAGATATGCATGCAATTTTTTATGCAAAAGGCCCTGCTTTCAAAGTAGATAAAACTGTCCCAACTTTTCAAAATGTTTCCATTTATCCTTTAATTGCTCATATTTTAGGTTTACAGGTTGGTGAGATTGACGGGAAGTTTAGCGATGTAAAATCGATGCTTCGTTAA